In Silene latifolia isolate original U9 population chromosome X, ASM4854445v1, whole genome shotgun sequence, the following proteins share a genomic window:
- the LOC141617757 gene encoding uncharacterized protein LOC141617757, translated as MELNGQKASNPRAKLATLLSKREKLHDELRNIEKQVYDLETSYLQDSNHFGHVLKGFEGFLSSSKSATNLKRPRKFQPEDRIFSLSSVTSPAVEESIGGRDDFGSGRSKGGSLPANGQGKPKKARLAS; from the exons atggaattaaatg GGCAAAAGGCATCTAATCCGAGGGCTAAACTTGCAACCCTTTTGAGCAAGAGGGAGAAGCTTCACGACGAGCTCCGAAATATTGAGAAACAG GTGTATGACTTAGAGACAAGCTATTTGCAAGATTCAAATCATTTTGGGCATGTTTTGAAAGGGTTTGAAGGGTTCCTAAGTTCATCAAAGTCGGCAACGAA CTTGAAGAGGCCGAGGAAGTTTCAACCTGAAGATAGAATATTCTCTCTTTCTTCTGTCACCTCGCCTGCT gttgaagagagcattggtGGGCGTGATG ATTTTGGTTCTGGACGATCAAAGGGGGGAAGCTTGCCTGCAAACGGACA GGGTAAACCTAAGAAGGCAAGATTAGCTTCTTGA